From Mauremys mutica isolate MM-2020 ecotype Southern chromosome 17, ASM2049712v1, whole genome shotgun sequence, one genomic window encodes:
- the LOC123351614 gene encoding cell surface glycoprotein MUC18-like: protein MALPGPLLLLAALALRWAHGEIPTVRLIDQEGPILEGSSVTLECLTDEAGADMSQFTFQKYSRWLHSWVSLDNPDRLRCWFFDVNVTRADGRLLLAIASLQSWHAGAYRCVAANSTGTGNASAELSLRVEYLRSVFVTRAHTWCGTVGDSVAVMEGEDVELQCSADASLPPEYEWSRQGADWVVASSVLTLPHVSREQAGTYECRAQHPSLPHLARSRAVRLDVQGPQSSYQLEPGLGLSTPVLLLAVGLPALLLLLLVLGLSVLVLRRRQAAKIPAGEEPGQRTPIYKGSLESVPSVAGDQQPLVL from the exons ATGGCCCTGCCAggccccctgctcctgctggcCGCCCTGGCCCTGCGTTGGGCCCACGGGG AGATACCCACCGTCCGCCTGATTGACCAAGAGGGCCCGATCCTGGAGGGCAGCTCCGTGACCCTGGAGTGTCTGACGGACGAGGCCGGAGCTGACATGAGCCAATTCACCTTCCAGAAATACAGTCGG TGGCTCCACTCCTGGGTCTCGCTGGACAATCCCGACCGGCTGCGCTGCTGGTTCTTCGACGTGAACGTGACGCGGGCGGAcgggcgcctcctgctggccatcgcGTCCCTGCAGTCCTGGCACGCCGGGGCCTATCGCTGCGTGGCCGCCAACAGCACCGGCACCGGCAACGCCTCCGCCGAGCTCAGCCTGCGCGTGGAGT ATCTGCGCAGCGTCTTCGTGACCCGGGCCCACACCTGGTGCGGGACCGTGGGCGACTCGGTGGCCGTGATGGAGGGCGAGGACGTGGAGCTGCAGTGCTCGGCCGacgcctccctgccccccgagtACGAGTGGAGCCGCCag GGGGCCGACTGGGTGGTGGCGTCCAGCGTGCTGACCCTGCCCCACGTGAGCCGGGAGCAGGCCGGGACCTACGAGTGCCGGGCCCagcaccccagcctgccccacctgGCGCGCAGCCGGGCCGTGCGGCTGGACGTGCAGGGGCCGCAGAGCAGCTACCAGCTGG agccgggcctggggctgagcacccCCGTGCTGCTGCTGGCCGTGGGGCTGCcggccctgctgctcctgctgctggtgctggggctcagcgTCCTCGTTCTGCGGCGCCGCCAGGCCGCCAAGATCCCGGCCGG GGAGGAGCCCGGCCAGCGCACCCCCATCTACAAGGGCAGCCTGGAGTCGGTCCCGTCGGTGGCGGGGGACCAGCAGCCCCTGGTGCTGTGA
- the LOC123351607 gene encoding cell adhesion molecule 4-like isoform X1 — translation MGPARWGRGRAMLAALGLLWAAGRALAQEVQTENMTVVEGGVAEINCRLHRYDGSIVVIQNPARQTLFFNGTRALKDERFQLVEFTQRQVRILLSDVRLEDEGGYFCQLYTDDTHHQIASLTVLVAPENPTVEVKEQAVEGGEVELTCVVPRSRPAATLRWYRDRRELRGLSSREQLGKVFRVSTSVRLRVERRDHGTIVTCEATHPALRGQRKQTQYVLDVQYSPTARIQPSQAVLREGDTLLLTCVVNGNPLPTEITWSRANDSLPERAQMEGAELTLPALSPGDNGTYACHAANKHGRASDQYVLVVYDPGAIVEAQTSVPYAIVGGILALLVFSVICVLIGMVWCSIRQKGSYLTHEASGLDEHGEAREAFLNGGDGHKRKEEFFI, via the exons CCCTGGCGCAGGAGGTGCAGACGGAGAACATGACAGTGGTGGAGGGTGGCGTGGCCGAGATCAACTGCCGGCTGCACCGATACGACGGCTCCATCGTAGTGATCCAGAACCCGGCCCGGCAGACGCTCTTCTTCAACGGCACGCGGG CGCTGAAGGACGAGCGGTTCCAGCTGGTGGAGTTCACCCAGAGGCAGGTGCGAATCCTGCTCTCCGACGTCCGGCTGGAGGACGAGGGCGGCTACTTCTGCCAGCTCTACACCGACGACACGCACCACCAGATCGCCTCGCTCACCGTGCTGG TGGCCCCCGAGAACCCGACGGTGGAGGTGAAGGAGCAGGCGGTGGAGGGCGGGGAGGTTGAGCTGACGTGCGTCGTGCCCCGGTCGCGCCCCGCGGCCACCCTGCGCTGGTACCGGGACCGGCGGGAGCTGCGAG ggctcagcagccGGGAGCAGCTGGGGAAGGTTTTCCGGGTCAGCACATCGGTGCGGCTGCGGGTCGAGCGCCGGGACCACGGCACCATCGTGACGTGTGAGGCCACGCACCCCGCCCTGCGCGGGCAGCGGAAGCAGACGCAGTACGTGCTAGACGTGCAGT ACTCGCCCACGGCGCGGATCCAGCCCAGCCAGGCCGTGCTGCGGGAGGGTGACACCCTGCTCCTCACCTGCGTCGTCAACGGCAACCCGCT CCCCACGGAGATCACGTGGAGCCGGGCGAACGACTCGCTGCCCGAGCGGGCGCAGATGGAGGGCGCGGAGCTGACGCTGCCGGCGCTGAGCCCGGGCGACAACGGCACCTACGCCTGCCACGCGGCCAACAAACACGGGCGCGCCTCCGACCAGTATGTGCTGGTGGTGTACG ACCCCGGGGCCATTGTGGAGGCCCAGACCTCGGTGCCCTACGCCATCGTGGGCGGCATCCTCGCCCTGCTGGTCTTCAGCGTCATCTGCGTCCTGATCGGCATGGTGTGGTGCTCCATCCGGCAGAAAG gctcgTACCTGACGCACGAGGCCAGCGGGCTGGACGAGCACGGCGAGGCGCGGGAGGCGTTTCTCAACGGCGGGGACGGCCACAAGCGCAAGGAGGAATTCTTCATCTGA
- the LOC123351607 gene encoding cell adhesion molecule 4-like isoform X3 produces the protein MTVVEGGVAEINCRLHRYDGSIVVIQNPARQTLFFNGTRALKDERFQLVEFTQRQVRILLSDVRLEDEGGYFCQLYTDDTHHQIASLTVLVAPENPTVEVKEQAVEGGEVELTCVVPRSRPAATLRWYRDRRELRGLSSREQLGKVFRVSTSVRLRVERRDHGTIVTCEATHPALRGQRKQTQYVLDVQYSPTARIQPSQAVLREGDTLLLTCVVNGNPLPTEITWSRANDSLPERAQMEGAELTLPALSPGDNGTYACHAANKHGRASDQYVLVVYDPGAIVEAQTSVPYAIVGGILALLVFSVICVLIGMVWCSIRQKGSYLTHEASGLDEHGEAREAFLNGGDGHKRKEEFFI, from the exons ATGACAGTGGTGGAGGGTGGCGTGGCCGAGATCAACTGCCGGCTGCACCGATACGACGGCTCCATCGTAGTGATCCAGAACCCGGCCCGGCAGACGCTCTTCTTCAACGGCACGCGGG CGCTGAAGGACGAGCGGTTCCAGCTGGTGGAGTTCACCCAGAGGCAGGTGCGAATCCTGCTCTCCGACGTCCGGCTGGAGGACGAGGGCGGCTACTTCTGCCAGCTCTACACCGACGACACGCACCACCAGATCGCCTCGCTCACCGTGCTGG TGGCCCCCGAGAACCCGACGGTGGAGGTGAAGGAGCAGGCGGTGGAGGGCGGGGAGGTTGAGCTGACGTGCGTCGTGCCCCGGTCGCGCCCCGCGGCCACCCTGCGCTGGTACCGGGACCGGCGGGAGCTGCGAG ggctcagcagccGGGAGCAGCTGGGGAAGGTTTTCCGGGTCAGCACATCGGTGCGGCTGCGGGTCGAGCGCCGGGACCACGGCACCATCGTGACGTGTGAGGCCACGCACCCCGCCCTGCGCGGGCAGCGGAAGCAGACGCAGTACGTGCTAGACGTGCAGT ACTCGCCCACGGCGCGGATCCAGCCCAGCCAGGCCGTGCTGCGGGAGGGTGACACCCTGCTCCTCACCTGCGTCGTCAACGGCAACCCGCT CCCCACGGAGATCACGTGGAGCCGGGCGAACGACTCGCTGCCCGAGCGGGCGCAGATGGAGGGCGCGGAGCTGACGCTGCCGGCGCTGAGCCCGGGCGACAACGGCACCTACGCCTGCCACGCGGCCAACAAACACGGGCGCGCCTCCGACCAGTATGTGCTGGTGGTGTACG ACCCCGGGGCCATTGTGGAGGCCCAGACCTCGGTGCCCTACGCCATCGTGGGCGGCATCCTCGCCCTGCTGGTCTTCAGCGTCATCTGCGTCCTGATCGGCATGGTGTGGTGCTCCATCCGGCAGAAAG gctcgTACCTGACGCACGAGGCCAGCGGGCTGGACGAGCACGGCGAGGCGCGGGAGGCGTTTCTCAACGGCGGGGACGGCCACAAGCGCAAGGAGGAATTCTTCATCTGA
- the LOC123351607 gene encoding cell adhesion molecule 4-like isoform X2 has protein sequence MFVRVAKGRPALAQEVQTENMTVVEGGVAEINCRLHRYDGSIVVIQNPARQTLFFNGTRALKDERFQLVEFTQRQVRILLSDVRLEDEGGYFCQLYTDDTHHQIASLTVLVAPENPTVEVKEQAVEGGEVELTCVVPRSRPAATLRWYRDRRELRGLSSREQLGKVFRVSTSVRLRVERRDHGTIVTCEATHPALRGQRKQTQYVLDVQYSPTARIQPSQAVLREGDTLLLTCVVNGNPLPTEITWSRANDSLPERAQMEGAELTLPALSPGDNGTYACHAANKHGRASDQYVLVVYDPGAIVEAQTSVPYAIVGGILALLVFSVICVLIGMVWCSIRQKGSYLTHEASGLDEHGEAREAFLNGGDGHKRKEEFFI, from the exons atgTTTGTCCGCGTTGCCAAGGGGCGGCCAG CCCTGGCGCAGGAGGTGCAGACGGAGAACATGACAGTGGTGGAGGGTGGCGTGGCCGAGATCAACTGCCGGCTGCACCGATACGACGGCTCCATCGTAGTGATCCAGAACCCGGCCCGGCAGACGCTCTTCTTCAACGGCACGCGGG CGCTGAAGGACGAGCGGTTCCAGCTGGTGGAGTTCACCCAGAGGCAGGTGCGAATCCTGCTCTCCGACGTCCGGCTGGAGGACGAGGGCGGCTACTTCTGCCAGCTCTACACCGACGACACGCACCACCAGATCGCCTCGCTCACCGTGCTGG TGGCCCCCGAGAACCCGACGGTGGAGGTGAAGGAGCAGGCGGTGGAGGGCGGGGAGGTTGAGCTGACGTGCGTCGTGCCCCGGTCGCGCCCCGCGGCCACCCTGCGCTGGTACCGGGACCGGCGGGAGCTGCGAG ggctcagcagccGGGAGCAGCTGGGGAAGGTTTTCCGGGTCAGCACATCGGTGCGGCTGCGGGTCGAGCGCCGGGACCACGGCACCATCGTGACGTGTGAGGCCACGCACCCCGCCCTGCGCGGGCAGCGGAAGCAGACGCAGTACGTGCTAGACGTGCAGT ACTCGCCCACGGCGCGGATCCAGCCCAGCCAGGCCGTGCTGCGGGAGGGTGACACCCTGCTCCTCACCTGCGTCGTCAACGGCAACCCGCT CCCCACGGAGATCACGTGGAGCCGGGCGAACGACTCGCTGCCCGAGCGGGCGCAGATGGAGGGCGCGGAGCTGACGCTGCCGGCGCTGAGCCCGGGCGACAACGGCACCTACGCCTGCCACGCGGCCAACAAACACGGGCGCGCCTCCGACCAGTATGTGCTGGTGGTGTACG ACCCCGGGGCCATTGTGGAGGCCCAGACCTCGGTGCCCTACGCCATCGTGGGCGGCATCCTCGCCCTGCTGGTCTTCAGCGTCATCTGCGTCCTGATCGGCATGGTGTGGTGCTCCATCCGGCAGAAAG gctcgTACCTGACGCACGAGGCCAGCGGGCTGGACGAGCACGGCGAGGCGCGGGAGGCGTTTCTCAACGGCGGGGACGGCCACAAGCGCAAGGAGGAATTCTTCATCTGA